From Ancylobacter pratisalsi, one genomic window encodes:
- the bcp gene encoding thioredoxin-dependent thiol peroxidase has translation MTAIAAGKPAPDFTISTDTGETVTLDSLRGQKLVLYFYPKANTPGCTLEAHDFDRLGPDFSAAQTRVIGISPDPLKAIGKFRTKQALSLTLAGDEEHAMLEAYGVWVEKSMYGRTYMGVERSTVLIDAEGRIARVWPKVKVAGHAAEVLEAARAL, from the coding sequence ATGACAGCGATCGCCGCCGGCAAACCCGCACCCGACTTCACGATTTCCACCGACACCGGCGAAACCGTCACCCTCGACAGCCTTCGTGGGCAGAAGCTCGTCCTCTATTTCTATCCGAAGGCCAACACTCCGGGCTGCACGCTCGAAGCCCATGACTTCGACCGCCTCGGTCCGGATTTTAGTGCGGCGCAGACACGGGTCATCGGGATTTCACCCGATCCGCTCAAGGCCATCGGAAAATTTCGCACCAAGCAGGCGCTCTCCCTGACGCTCGCCGGCGACGAGGAGCATGCCATGCTCGAGGCCTATGGCGTCTGGGTCGAGAAAAGCATGTATGGCCGCACATATATGGGCGTGGAGCGCAGCACCGTGCTGATCGACGCCGAGGGGCGCATCGCCCGCGTGTGGCCCAAGGTCAAGGTCGCCGGCCACGCGGCCGAAGTGCTGGAGGCGGCAAGGGCCCTCTAG
- a CDS encoding glutathione S-transferase produces the protein MRLIGMLDSPYVRRVAVSLTLLDLPFTHESLSVFRHYDAFAAINPVVKAPTLVTDDGLVLMDSTLIIAHAERMAVPGRSLEPAAIADHARGQRVVGLALAACEKTVQIVYEHQLRPEEKRHQPWLDRVHGQLMEAYRLLEAEIGDGWLVGERPMQADITASIAFTFTRNMLPDIVAAEAFPKLAALTARAEALPAFKASPYDG, from the coding sequence GTGCGTCTCATCGGCATGCTTGATTCGCCCTATGTCCGCCGCGTGGCGGTCTCGCTGACATTGCTCGACCTGCCCTTCACCCATGAGAGCCTGTCGGTCTTCCGGCACTACGACGCCTTCGCCGCGATCAATCCGGTGGTCAAGGCGCCGACGCTGGTGACCGATGACGGCCTCGTCCTCATGGATTCGACGTTGATCATCGCCCATGCCGAACGGATGGCCGTCCCCGGACGCAGCCTGGAGCCCGCCGCCATCGCGGACCATGCGCGCGGGCAGCGCGTCGTCGGCCTCGCCCTCGCGGCCTGCGAAAAGACGGTGCAGATCGTCTATGAGCACCAGCTCCGGCCGGAGGAAAAGCGTCACCAGCCCTGGCTCGACCGTGTCCACGGCCAGTTGATGGAGGCCTATCGCCTGCTTGAGGCCGAGATCGGCGACGGCTGGCTGGTGGGCGAGCGCCCGATGCAGGCGGACATCACCGCCTCGATCGCCTTCACCTTCACACGGAACATGCTTCCCGACATCGTGGCGGCCGAGGCCTTCCCGAAGCTGGCGGCGCTCACGGCACGCGCCGAAGCCCTGCCCGCCTTCAAGGCCTCGCCCTATGATGGCTGA
- a CDS encoding anhydro-N-acetylmuramic acid kinase has product MEQSVKAIGLMSGTSLDGVDLAVIETDGETVTAFGPGRTYAYTPEDRVVLERALEEATGLTERAARPGVLAEAERRLTDRHAEALAEFFSTFPEHRDVAVIGFHGQTVLHRPERRLTVQIGDGAGLLRAVQAMVPGPGPVLVHDLRAADVAAGGEGAPLVPVYHRALVRGLKTAGPVVVLNLGGVANITWLDGEMDPIAGDTGPANALIDDFMKQRTGAPFDRDGAAAAAGRVDEAAIARLLDHSFFVKAPPKSLDRNDFRAWVVERAGLEHMSVEDGAATLTALTAASIAACLSLLPRRPVLLIAAGGGAHNATLLRMLRERLSIEVITADEVGWSGDLMEAQAFAFLAVRALRGLPLSFPTTTGVPCPMTGGAILRS; this is encoded by the coding sequence ATGGAGCAGTCGGTGAAGGCGATCGGGCTGATGAGCGGTACCTCGCTCGACGGGGTAGACTTGGCGGTTATCGAGACCGACGGGGAGACGGTCACCGCCTTCGGCCCGGGCCGTACCTACGCCTACACGCCCGAGGACCGCGTCGTCCTTGAGCGGGCGCTGGAGGAAGCGACCGGGCTGACCGAACGCGCCGCGCGCCCGGGCGTGCTGGCCGAGGCGGAGCGGCGCCTGACCGATCGGCATGCCGAGGCTTTGGCGGAGTTCTTTTCCACTTTTCCCGAACACCGCGACGTCGCCGTCATCGGTTTTCATGGCCAGACCGTCCTGCACCGCCCCGAGCGGCGCCTGACGGTGCAGATCGGCGATGGGGCAGGGCTGCTCCGCGCGGTGCAGGCCATGGTGCCCGGCCCCGGCCCGGTACTGGTGCATGATCTGCGGGCCGCCGATGTCGCGGCCGGTGGGGAGGGCGCGCCGCTGGTGCCGGTCTATCACCGCGCGCTGGTTCGAGGGTTGAAGACGGCGGGTCCTGTGGTCGTGCTGAATCTGGGCGGTGTCGCCAACATCACCTGGCTTGATGGCGAGATGGATCCGATTGCAGGCGACACGGGTCCGGCCAATGCGCTGATCGACGATTTCATGAAACAGCGCACCGGCGCGCCATTTGACCGCGACGGCGCCGCGGCAGCGGCTGGCCGGGTTGACGAGGCTGCGATCGCGCGGCTTCTGGATCATTCGTTCTTCGTCAAGGCGCCGCCGAAGTCGCTGGATCGCAACGATTTCCGTGCCTGGGTCGTCGAGCGGGCGGGGCTTGAGCATATGAGCGTCGAGGATGGCGCGGCGACGCTCACCGCGCTTACGGCAGCGTCGATCGCCGCCTGCCTCTCGTTGCTGCCGCGGCGCCCGGTTCTGCTCATTGCGGCAGGTGGCGGGGCGCATAATGCCACCTTGCTGCGCATGTTGCGCGAGCGGCTTTCTATCGAGGTCATTACAGCGGATGAGGTCGGCTGGTCTGGAGATCTCATGGAGGCGCAGGCCTTTGCCTTCCTGGCCGTACGTGCGCTGCGCGGACTGCCCCTGAGTTTTCCGACGACGACCGGCGTGCCATGCCCGATGACGGGCGGAGCCATTCTTCGTTCCTGA
- a CDS encoding penicillin-binding protein 1A, whose product MRLLLRFLGFLFALGTIVFVIGGAVAGYFVWKFSQDLPEYSQLQNYEPPVMTRIHAADGALLAEYAKERRLYLPIQNIPKRVIDAFISAEDKNFYSHGGIDVTGIARAAFAYLQNYGSGRRPQGASTITQQVAKNFLLTNEVSLDRKVKEALLALRMERAYSKDKILELYLNEIYLGIGSYGVAAASLLYFDKSVSELTVAEAAYLAALPKGPNNYHPFRRHEAAIERRNWVIDRMAENGYITQKEADDAKATDLAVTVRPTGAHIFSAEYFAEEVRREIYERYGEDKLYGGGLSVRTTLNPKLQLIAKKALIDGLTRYDEARGWHGVVTRIDTEGDWGARLADVRTFTDIPWRLAVVLESDAKSARIGLQPQRDRTGSIAKQRDVGLITADGAKWAISGKKAGVDSVLKPGDVVYVEAIDDKPDQWRLRQQPKIEGALVAMDPWTGRVLAMAGGFSFDESQFNRATQAMRQPGSSFKPFVYAAALDNGYTPSSVIMDAPFELNQAGQPVWRPENYSGKFYGPQTLRFGIEQSRNVMTVRLANDLGMPTIAEYAKRFGVVDNLLPVLSMSLGAGETTVLRMAGGYSEFANGGKKIKPTLIDRIQDRYGKTIYRHDERECRGCDAQSWQHQPEPTLIDRREQVLDPMTAYQVTSLLEGVVQRGTGTALKVLGKPIAGKTGTTNEEKDAWFVGYTPDIVVAVYLGFDTPKPMGRGSTGGHLAAPVVRDFLQAALADRPAVPFRVPPGIKLIRINPKSGLRAGSGDKSILEAFKPGTAPPDSYSVIGATDAAGNPVGVSPEADRALGNSGTGGLY is encoded by the coding sequence ATGCGGCTGCTACTTCGGTTCCTGGGTTTTCTGTTCGCCCTTGGCACCATCGTCTTTGTCATTGGTGGCGCTGTCGCCGGGTATTTCGTCTGGAAGTTCTCTCAGGACCTGCCGGAATATTCCCAGCTGCAGAATTACGAGCCGCCGGTGATGACGCGCATTCACGCCGCGGATGGCGCGCTTCTGGCTGAGTACGCCAAGGAGCGCCGCCTTTATCTGCCGATCCAGAACATACCCAAGCGGGTGATCGACGCCTTCATCTCGGCGGAAGACAAGAATTTCTATTCCCATGGCGGCATCGACGTCACCGGCATCGCCCGTGCGGCGTTCGCCTATCTGCAGAACTACGGCTCGGGCCGCCGCCCGCAGGGCGCCTCGACCATTACCCAGCAGGTGGCGAAGAATTTCCTCCTGACCAACGAGGTCTCGCTGGACCGCAAGGTCAAGGAAGCCCTGCTGGCCCTGCGCATGGAGCGCGCCTATTCCAAGGACAAGATTCTCGAGCTGTATCTGAACGAGATCTATCTCGGCATCGGCTCCTATGGTGTGGCCGCCGCCTCGCTGCTCTATTTCGACAAGTCGGTCTCCGAGCTGACCGTGGCGGAGGCGGCCTACCTCGCCGCGCTGCCCAAGGGCCCGAACAACTATCATCCCTTCCGCCGTCACGAGGCCGCCATCGAACGCCGCAACTGGGTGATCGATCGCATGGCCGAGAATGGCTACATCACGCAGAAGGAAGCCGACGACGCCAAGGCGACCGACCTCGCCGTGACCGTGCGCCCGACCGGCGCGCATATCTTCTCCGCCGAGTACTTCGCCGAAGAAGTGCGCCGCGAGATCTACGAGCGCTATGGCGAGGACAAGCTGTATGGCGGCGGCCTCTCCGTCCGCACCACGCTGAACCCCAAGTTGCAGCTCATCGCCAAGAAGGCGCTGATCGACGGCCTGACGCGCTATGACGAGGCGCGCGGCTGGCATGGCGTGGTCACCCGTATCGACACCGAAGGCGACTGGGGTGCGCGGCTGGCGGATGTGCGCACCTTCACCGATATCCCTTGGCGCCTTGCCGTGGTGCTGGAATCCGACGCCAAGTCGGCGCGTATCGGCCTCCAGCCGCAGCGCGATCGTACCGGCTCGATCGCCAAGCAGCGCGACGTTGGGCTGATTACCGCGGACGGCGCCAAATGGGCCATCAGCGGCAAGAAGGCCGGTGTCGATTCGGTTCTGAAGCCCGGCGATGTCGTCTATGTCGAAGCGATCGACGACAAGCCGGACCAGTGGCGCCTGCGCCAGCAGCCCAAGATCGAGGGCGCGCTGGTGGCGATGGACCCGTGGACCGGCCGCGTGCTGGCAATGGCGGGTGGCTTCTCCTTCGACGAGAGCCAGTTCAACCGCGCCACCCAGGCGATGCGCCAGCCCGGCTCGTCCTTCAAGCCCTTCGTCTATGCCGCCGCGCTGGACAATGGCTACACGCCCTCGAGCGTGATCATGGACGCGCCGTTCGAGCTGAACCAGGCGGGCCAGCCGGTGTGGCGGCCGGAGAACTACAGCGGCAAGTTCTACGGTCCGCAGACCCTGCGCTTTGGCATCGAGCAGTCGCGCAACGTGATGACCGTGCGCCTCGCCAATGACCTCGGCATGCCGACCATCGCCGAATACGCCAAGCGTTTCGGCGTGGTCGACAACCTGCTTCCGGTGCTCTCCATGTCGCTGGGCGCGGGCGAAACCACGGTGCTGCGGATGGCGGGTGGCTATTCGGAATTCGCCAATGGCGGAAAGAAGATAAAGCCCACCCTGATCGACCGCATCCAGGACCGCTACGGCAAGACGATCTACCGGCACGACGAGCGTGAATGCCGTGGCTGCGACGCGCAGAGCTGGCAGCACCAGCCCGAACCGACCCTGATCGACCGTCGCGAGCAGGTGCTCGACCCGATGACCGCGTATCAGGTCACCTCCCTGCTGGAGGGCGTGGTTCAGCGCGGTACCGGTACGGCGCTGAAGGTGCTCGGCAAGCCGATCGCCGGCAAGACCGGCACCACGAACGAGGAGAAGGACGCCTGGTTCGTGGGCTATACGCCGGACATCGTCGTCGCGGTCTATCTGGGCTTCGATACGCCCAAGCCGATGGGGCGTGGTTCAACGGGCGGCCATCTCGCAGCGCCGGTGGTGCGGGACTTCCTGCAGGCGGCGCTGGCCGATCGCCCCGCAGTGCCTTTCCGCGTGCCGCCGGGGATCAAGCTGATCCGCATCAATCCCAAGAGCGGCCTGCGCGCCGGATCTGGAGACAAGTCGATCCTGGAGGCGTTCAAGCCGGGCACCGCGCCGCCCGACAGCTATTCGGTGATCGGGGCGACGGACGCCGCGGGCAATCCGGTCGGCGTTTCGCCGGAGGCTGACCGGGCGCTTGGCAATAGCGGGACCGGCGGGCTCTACTGA
- the tyrS gene encoding tyrosine--tRNA ligase, translating into MSTFRSDFLRILQERGFIHQISDEDGLDKLFATETVTAYIGFDPTAPSLHAGGLIQIMMLHWLQATGHRAISLMGGGTGMVGDPSFKDDARQLMTVDTIQANIDSIKKVFSNYLTYGEGPRDARMINNADWLRGLNYLEFLRDVGRHFSVNRMLSFDSVKTRLDREQSLSFLEFNYMILQAYDFVELARRYDCRLQMGGSDQWGNIVNGIDLGHRMGTKQLFALTSPLLTTSSGAKMGKSLSGAVWLNADMLGAYEFWQYWRNTEDADVTRFLKLYTTLPMDEIARLSQLGGSEINEVKKILATEVTALLHGRAAADAAAETARKTFEEGALAADLPTVELPASALHGDGIGVLSAFAEITGLLASNGEARRQIKSGGLRVNDVVVTDDKMMLTQADLTPEGVIKLSFGKKKHVLLKPV; encoded by the coding sequence ATGAGCACCTTCCGATCCGACTTCCTCCGCATCCTCCAGGAGCGCGGCTTCATTCATCAGATTTCCGATGAAGACGGCCTCGACAAGCTGTTCGCCACGGAAACCGTCACCGCCTATATCGGCTTCGACCCCACGGCACCGAGCCTGCATGCCGGCGGGCTGATCCAGATCATGATGCTGCACTGGCTGCAGGCGACGGGTCACCGGGCGATTTCGCTGATGGGCGGCGGCACCGGCATGGTTGGCGATCCCTCGTTCAAGGACGATGCGCGCCAGCTGATGACGGTCGATACCATCCAGGCCAACATCGACTCGATCAAGAAGGTGTTCTCGAACTACCTCACCTATGGCGAGGGGCCTCGCGACGCGCGGATGATCAACAATGCCGACTGGCTGCGTGGGCTCAACTACCTTGAATTCCTGCGCGATGTCGGCCGGCATTTCTCGGTCAATCGCATGCTGTCCTTCGACAGCGTGAAGACCCGGCTGGACCGCGAGCAGTCGCTGTCCTTCCTCGAATTCAACTACATGATCCTGCAGGCCTACGACTTCGTCGAGCTGGCCAGACGTTATGACTGCCGGCTGCAGATGGGCGGCTCCGACCAGTGGGGCAACATCGTCAACGGCATCGATCTCGGCCACCGCATGGGCACCAAGCAGCTCTTCGCGCTGACCTCGCCGCTGCTTACCACCTCCTCGGGCGCCAAGATGGGCAAGTCGCTCTCCGGCGCCGTTTGGCTCAACGCCGACATGCTCGGTGCCTATGAGTTCTGGCAGTACTGGCGCAACACCGAGGACGCGGACGTCACGCGCTTCCTCAAGCTCTACACCACGCTGCCGATGGACGAGATCGCCCGTCTGTCGCAGCTTGGCGGTTCGGAGATCAACGAGGTCAAGAAGATCCTTGCCACCGAGGTGACCGCGCTGCTCCACGGCCGCGCCGCGGCCGACGCGGCAGCGGAGACGGCGCGCAAGACCTTCGAGGAAGGCGCTCTCGCCGCCGACCTGCCGACGGTGGAGCTGCCCGCCAGCGCGCTGCACGGCGACGGCATCGGCGTGCTCTCGGCCTTCGCCGAGATCACCGGCCTTCTTGCCTCGAACGGCGAGGCACGCCGCCAGATCAAGAGCGGCGGGCTGCGGGTGAACGACGTCGTCGTTACCGACGACAAAATGATGCTCACGCAGGCCGATCTGACCCCGGAAGGCGTGATCAAGCTCTCCTTCGGCAAGAAGAAGCATGTGCTGCTGAAGCCCGTGTGA
- a CDS encoding AsmA-like C-terminal region-containing protein, translating to MKQPTTRKADAGAKRVVRRPRLRRIAKACADAPVRKRRWLRVCGWSLGTLMGLAIASVVGVYLMFTTGLLTVDMARPYIESALEARLGGGRTVQIGEIVADRALDGGVLLKASNIVVRDAAGDVIAIAPQADVTMQDGLLPWVNRPRRIDLVGVKVTVRIDAQGGIAISTEGGKPIAAPAADVPPVVAPRQGAPSSTGDNAPTVTAADQLATPVGPLRLSSLAAFADAIDRGGLDGGDLSEVGLKDGILVVRSDISGRQWTFDDIDLSLSRPSQGGMSFDLTAGGTDGPWSASATIGALTEGQRPLTLKVRDLAPRDLMIAAGQADADLVATSPLSLDFSARIDNQGLLIASEGRLVAGAGEFQLGPDVAGRTLVDEASLTFKFDPVRHVLALTPLSIQAGPFGLELNAEIKGPLEADGKWQLRSTKARASFGGGGIYSEKEPPLILDDVAVLLSMDTAAHRISIDQAVFKGPQGGVTLSGALDIGSERPSLALSVSATPMSATSLKRLWPIVAAPDVRKWVYEHIVSGDVSRAEIAFDAPLDSIGNKQRPLAAEAVSINVVGSNGVLRPIPELPPLEGADLAVEATGRSAHVVASRASITTPGGRKLDLPEGVLDVPNVIMDNPPAKLQLTVSGPAAAAVELASRPPLRGAAAEQMNPDGVGGTINGTAQINIKLSEHIKPADVDYAFDANLTDFSADDVFLGQKLNSATVRAFVTPAATVLRGEGKVGGAPASFEYTRPSTGDATFTIAATLDDAARANLNLDLASISGTVGVKLSGKIGTKTRTADVDLDLTNARLAELVPGWSKPAGKPARLTADAVINNSGTQLDNLVITGQGVNIRGSVDLDAKSALVSANLPTFQLSDGDKASVKAENVDGVMKLTVRGEVIEARAFLKNLLEAPVAGARNEKPPDIDLDVNLGVVAGNNGETMRQAVLRMSRRGGTLTAFDLAAMVGRGGGVKGELTTQNGRPLLRVATSDAGALLRFVDLYSRIYGGDLWIDVDPPNGSGKPQSGVVNMRDFTIRGEPGLDRLIAAAPSQTKDGRPAPGAAVAFRKMQADFQRSAEQLNIRDGAIWGPSIGSTFDGTLDFAADRVAVRGTYVPAYGLNNLFSRVPVLGFFLGGGPNEGLVGVTYEVVGPLSGPTLRVNPISAVAPGFLRKIFEFRQAPDPTPPGLVPTR from the coding sequence ATGAAGCAGCCGACCACCCGGAAGGCGGATGCTGGTGCGAAGCGTGTTGTCAGGCGGCCTCGTCTGCGGCGCATCGCCAAGGCATGCGCCGACGCGCCTGTTCGCAAGCGCCGCTGGCTGCGCGTGTGCGGCTGGTCGCTGGGAACCCTTATGGGCCTCGCGATCGCGTCGGTTGTGGGCGTGTATCTGATGTTCACCACCGGCCTGCTGACGGTGGACATGGCCCGGCCCTACATCGAAAGCGCACTGGAAGCACGTCTGGGCGGCGGCCGCACGGTCCAGATCGGCGAGATCGTCGCCGATCGCGCGCTCGATGGCGGCGTGCTGCTGAAGGCGAGCAACATCGTCGTGCGCGACGCTGCGGGTGACGTGATCGCGATCGCCCCGCAGGCGGATGTGACGATGCAGGACGGGCTGCTTCCCTGGGTGAACCGGCCGCGCCGCATCGACCTCGTGGGCGTCAAGGTCACGGTGCGCATCGATGCGCAGGGCGGCATTGCGATCTCCACGGAGGGCGGCAAGCCTATCGCGGCTCCCGCGGCAGACGTCCCTCCCGTGGTGGCGCCGCGACAGGGCGCGCCGAGCTCCACCGGCGACAACGCTCCCACCGTCACGGCCGCCGACCAGTTGGCGACACCAGTGGGTCCGCTGCGGCTTTCCAGCCTTGCGGCCTTCGCGGATGCCATTGATCGTGGCGGGTTGGATGGCGGCGACCTTTCCGAGGTGGGTCTCAAGGACGGCATCCTGGTCGTGCGCAGCGACATCAGCGGCCGGCAATGGACCTTCGACGACATCGATCTTTCGCTGTCGCGCCCCTCTCAGGGCGGCATGAGCTTCGATCTCACCGCCGGGGGCACGGATGGCCCCTGGTCGGCGAGCGCCACCATCGGCGCCCTCACCGAGGGCCAGCGGCCTCTCACCCTCAAGGTGCGGGACCTTGCGCCGCGCGACCTGATGATCGCCGCCGGGCAGGCCGATGCCGATCTTGTCGCCACCTCGCCGCTCTCTCTGGATTTCTCCGCCCGCATCGACAATCAGGGTCTGCTGATCGCCAGTGAGGGCCGCCTTGTCGCCGGCGCCGGCGAATTCCAGCTCGGGCCGGATGTCGCCGGGCGCACCCTCGTCGACGAAGCCTCGCTCACGTTCAAGTTCGACCCGGTCCGCCATGTGCTCGCCCTGACGCCGCTGTCGATCCAGGCCGGCCCGTTCGGGCTTGAGCTGAACGCCGAGATCAAGGGCCCGCTGGAGGCGGACGGCAAATGGCAGCTTCGCAGTACCAAGGCGCGGGCGAGCTTTGGCGGTGGCGGCATCTATTCCGAGAAAGAGCCTCCGCTCATACTCGATGATGTCGCGGTTCTCCTCTCCATGGACACGGCGGCGCATCGCATCTCGATCGATCAGGCCGTGTTCAAGGGTCCGCAGGGCGGGGTGACGCTCTCCGGCGCGCTGGATATTGGCTCGGAGCGGCCCTCGCTCGCGCTTTCGGTCAGCGCGACGCCGATGTCCGCGACGTCGCTCAAGCGGCTCTGGCCCATCGTTGCCGCTCCGGACGTGCGTAAATGGGTCTATGAGCACATCGTCTCGGGCGACGTGTCCCGAGCCGAGATCGCCTTTGACGCGCCGCTGGATTCGATTGGCAACAAGCAGCGCCCGCTGGCCGCCGAGGCGGTGTCGATCAATGTGGTCGGCAGCAATGGCGTGCTGCGGCCGATCCCGGAACTTCCTCCGCTGGAGGGAGCCGACCTCGCGGTGGAGGCGACGGGACGAAGCGCGCATGTGGTGGCGAGCCGGGCGAGCATCACCACGCCTGGAGGGCGCAAGCTCGACCTGCCTGAGGGCGTTCTGGACGTGCCGAACGTCATCATGGACAACCCGCCCGCCAAGCTGCAGCTGACGGTCAGCGGCCCGGCGGCGGCGGCGGTGGAGCTGGCCAGCCGGCCGCCGCTGCGCGGCGCGGCGGCCGAGCAGATGAACCCTGACGGTGTCGGCGGCACCATCAATGGCACGGCGCAGATCAACATCAAGCTGTCCGAACACATCAAGCCCGCCGACGTCGACTATGCCTTCGACGCCAACCTGACCGACTTCAGCGCCGATGACGTGTTTCTCGGCCAGAAGCTGAACAGTGCGACGGTGCGCGCCTTCGTCACGCCGGCGGCGACCGTGCTGCGCGGCGAGGGCAAGGTGGGCGGCGCGCCGGCGAGTTTCGAATACACCCGGCCATCCACGGGCGATGCCACCTTCACCATCGCCGCGACGCTCGACGATGCCGCGCGCGCCAATCTCAATCTGGACCTTGCCAGCATATCGGGAACGGTGGGCGTCAAGCTCTCCGGCAAGATCGGCACCAAGACCAGGACGGCGGATGTCGACCTCGACCTCACCAATGCGCGGCTTGCCGAACTGGTGCCGGGCTGGTCGAAGCCGGCGGGAAAGCCAGCCCGTTTGACGGCTGACGCGGTGATCAACAACTCGGGGACGCAGCTGGACAATCTCGTCATCACCGGGCAGGGCGTGAACATTCGCGGTTCGGTCGATCTCGATGCCAAGTCCGCGCTGGTGAGCGCCAACCTGCCGACCTTCCAGCTTTCCGATGGCGACAAGGCCAGTGTGAAGGCCGAGAACGTCGACGGCGTGATGAAGCTGACCGTGCGCGGCGAGGTGATTGAGGCCCGCGCTTTCCTGAAGAACCTGCTCGAAGCTCCGGTGGCCGGTGCCCGCAACGAAAAGCCGCCCGATATCGATCTCGACGTCAATCTCGGCGTGGTCGCGGGCAATAATGGCGAGACCATGCGCCAGGCGGTGCTGCGCATGTCGCGGCGCGGCGGCACGCTGACGGCGTTCGATCTGGCGGCAATGGTCGGGCGGGGCGGCGGCGTGAAGGGCGAACTGACGACGCAGAACGGGCGCCCGCTGCTGCGGGTGGCGACCAGCGACGCTGGCGCGCTGCTGCGGTTCGTCGATCTGTATTCGCGAATCTATGGCGGCGATCTGTGGATCGACGTCGACCCCCCGAACGGCAGCGGCAAGCCGCAGAGCGGCGTGGTCAACATGCGCGACTTCACCATTCGCGGCGAGCCGGGGCTGGACCGGCTGATCGCGGCGGCGCCGAGCCAGACCAAGGATGGGCGCCCCGCGCCCGGCGCGGCGGTTGCGTTCCGCAAGATGCAGGCTGATTTCCAGCGCTCGGCGGAACAGCTGAACATTCGCGACGGCGCGATCTGGGGCCCCTCGATCGGCTCGACTTTCGACGGCACGCTCGACTTCGCCGCCGATCGCGTCGCGGTGCGCGGCACCTATGTGCCGGCCTACGGACTGAACAACCTGTTCAGCCGCGTGCCGGTGCTGGGCTTCTTCCTGGGTGGCGGTCCCAATGAAGGGCTGGTCGGTGTGACCTATGAGGTTGTCGGTCCCCTCAGCGGGCCGACCTTGCGGGTGAACCCGATCTCCGCTGTGGCGCCCGGTTTCCTGCGCAAGATATTCGAGTTCCGGCAGGCGCCCGATCCGACGCCTCCGGGACTGGTTCCGACCCGCTAG
- the prfB gene encoding peptide chain release factor 2 produces the protein MRAELAASVDEIREAAGLLRQHIDFDRSKARLAELNALAEDPNLWNDPDRAQKLMQERGTLEDGLGALERITRELDDNVELIELGEMEGDSGIVDEAAAALDRLKAEVARRQLEALLSGEADSNDSYLEVHAGAGGTDSQDWALMLLRMYTRWAERRGFKVELIEESAGETAGIKSATILVKGHNAYGWLKTEGGVHRLVRISPFDSNARRQTSFSSVDVYPVIDDRIVVDIKESDLRIDTMRSGGAGGQHVNKTESAVRFTHIPTGIAVVAQGDRSQHKNRATAWEMLRAKLYEMELKKREAQAAADQAAKTDIGWGHQIRSYVLQPYQLVKDLRTGVSSGTPQEVLDGDLDPFMEAALAQRAYGGGPTNVEDVD, from the coding sequence ATGCGCGCCGAGCTCGCCGCGAGCGTCGACGAAATCCGCGAAGCCGCCGGTCTTCTCCGGCAGCACATCGATTTCGACCGTTCCAAAGCCCGCCTGGCGGAGCTCAACGCGCTCGCCGAGGATCCCAATCTCTGGAACGATCCCGATCGCGCGCAGAAGCTGATGCAGGAGCGCGGCACGCTGGAGGATGGACTCGGCGCGCTTGAGCGCATCACCCGCGAGCTTGACGACAATGTCGAGCTGATCGAGCTGGGCGAGATGGAAGGCGACTCCGGCATCGTCGACGAGGCGGCCGCCGCGCTCGATCGGCTCAAGGCCGAGGTCGCCCGCCGCCAGCTCGAAGCCCTGCTTTCCGGCGAGGCCGATTCGAACGACAGCTATCTCGAAGTCCACGCCGGTGCCGGCGGCACCGACAGCCAGGACTGGGCTCTGATGCTGCTGCGCATGTACACCCGGTGGGCGGAACGGCGCGGCTTCAAGGTGGAGCTGATCGAAGAGTCGGCGGGTGAAACCGCCGGCATCAAGTCCGCCACCATTCTGGTGAAGGGCCACAATGCCTATGGCTGGCTGAAGACCGAGGGCGGCGTGCATCGCCTGGTGCGCATCTCGCCGTTCGATTCGAATGCGCGGCGCCAGACCTCGTTCTCGTCGGTGGATGTCTACCCGGTGATCGATGACCGCATCGTCGTCGACATCAAGGAAAGCGACCTGCGCATCGACACCATGCGTTCCGGCGGTGCCGGCGGCCAGCACGTCAACAAGACCGAATCGGCGGTGCGCTTCACCCATATTCCGACCGGTATCGCCGTGGTGGCGCAGGGCGACCGTTCCCAGCACAAGAACCGGGCGACGGCGTGGGAAATGCTGCGCGCCAAGCTCTACGAGATGGAGCTGAAGAAGCGCGAGGCTCAGGCGGCCGCCGACCAGGCCGCCAAGACCGACATCGGCTGGGGCCATCAGATCCGCTCCTATGTGCTCCAGCCCTACCAGCTGGTGAAGGACCTGCGCACCGGCGTTTCCTCCGGCACGCCGCAGGAAGTGCTCGATGGCGATCTCGATCCCTTCATGGAAGCGGCGCTGGCCCAGCGCGCCTATGGCGGCGGCCCGACGAATGTCGAGGACGTCGACTGA